Below is a window of Lagenorhynchus albirostris chromosome 11, mLagAlb1.1, whole genome shotgun sequence DNA.
GTCGATTCGGCAGTTCCCTGACCCCCCTGGGGGACCTGGACCAGGATGGCTACAATGGTAAGCACCGTGGGCTCAAGTTGCTGAGGAGGAGTGGGGGCCTGAGTCAGAAGGGATTTGGGGAGAGATGGCTGTCAGATAAGATACCCAAGACCCCCAGTGACTCCTCCAGGAGGTGTGTGGATTTTAATCCCAATGTCTGGATCTTGGGGCTTGAAGAGGTTAGAATACTGGGAATGACAGATGGGGAAAATAGGATCCCGGGTCCTGGGGTCCGATGGTAGAGATTTGAACTCCTGGATTCCTGGCCTGCTGACTGCTGTGTGTTGTGTGTCTTGCAGATGTAGCCGTTGGGGCTGCCTTTGGTGGGGAGAACCAGCAGGGAGTGGTGTTTGTATTCCCTGGGGGCCCAGGGGGCCTGGCCTCTAAGCCTTCCCAGGTCCTGCTGCCCCTGTGGGCAGCTGGCCACACGCCGGACTTCTTTGGCTCTGCCCTTCGAGGAGGCCGAGACCTGGATGGCAACGGATACCCTGGTGAGTTGTGCCAGCGGCCCCTTTCACCTTAGAATTCCCTGGTCTCAGAACCCTAGCCCCTCTAATGCACTTTCCTAAGCTCCTGGGTGCAGTTCTAGGATGATGCCACCAGATGGCGGTGTCCCCTCACTTCGGCCTCCTTGAACAATGCAACTGGAAGGGGTTGGGAAGGATTCTGATTTGGGGCTTGCTGTAAGGGGTAGTTTCTTGACTTCTTGCAGATCTGATTGTGGGGTCCTTTGGTGTAGACAAGGCTGTGGTGTACAGGTATGAACTTGGGCAGGGGGCAGCCTGGGAGACGTGGGAACTGGGGGATTTCTCAACAGGGCCGAGTTTGGGGAAGTGCACAGACTGGGATCCTGGGGCTTGGGCGTCAGCTTCCTGTGCCCAGGTTCCTGAGCAGTCTTAGTTCTTTGACCCCACACCCACTCTTGGCAGGGGTCGCCCCATCGTGTCTGCCAGTGCCTCCCTCACCATCTTTCCCGCCATGTTCAACCCAGAGGAGCATAGCTGCAGCTTGGGGGGGAACCCTGCGTCTTGGTGAGTGGGGTGCCCAGGAGACTGCGGGGATGGAGTCTGGGGGTGTTTCATCTGTGcctggaagtggggagggagaccAGGTCTTTGAAAGTGGACAAATGGGACTGTCCCAGTCTGGGTCTCTCTGGGAGGCAGGTAGGGAATAGGATGCCTGTTCCAGTTGGATACACCAGCTTTCCCTTTGGTCTTCCTCCAGCATCAATCTCAGCTTCTGCCTCAATGCTTCTGGAAAACACGTTCCTGACTCCATCGGTGAGGGAGAGACTGCCTGAACCTTTCAGGCACTGGGATGGGGATGGAGGGGCTGGGGACTCGGGGACCTCTTATCTCTCTGGATAGATTAGAAGGGAGGGGCAGATGCTCATTAACGTACGTGCCCGGCTGCAGGCTTCACGGTGGAGCTCCAGTTGGACTGGCAGAAGCAGAAGGGTGGAGCGCGGCGGGCACTGTTCCTGGCCTCCCGACAGGCCACCCTGACCCAGACCCTGCTCATCCAGAACGGGGCTCGGGAGGATTGCAGAGAGATGAAGATCTACCTCAGGGTATGGGCCCGGGGGCAGGGTCGGGACTGGCCTGGGAAGAGTGGCCACGTAGAACTGGGTGCCCCTCATGAAGGGAAAGAGTCAGGGAGATTCCAGTGAAGGGCCTGGGACTttgggaggctggggaagggggccCTTCTGTTGGAGGAGCTGGGAaccaggctgcctctgaagcAATGAGCATGGTCAAGTTTGGACACCTGAATTCTGGAGGGTCCTGAGTGGACAGAGGGAGATGTGAGAGGATGAGGACCAAGtcccctgtgtcccctgaatctgTGAACCCTCTCCCCCGGCCCCAGAACGAGTCAGAGTTTCGAGACAAACTCTCCCCGATTCACATCGCCCTCAACTTCTCCCTGGACCCCCAAGCCCCTGTGGACAGCCACGGCCTTCGGCCAGTCCTACACTACCAGAGCAAGAGCCGCATAGAGGACAAGgtgagggcagggtggggagacGGGCCGGGAGGAGAGGGGCCTGGGCCGCTAGGGGTGGGGCCCTGGAGGGGGGAGCCGACAGCTTAGGAGGGGGTCGCAACTCCCCCTCTCAAGGCTGCCCTGCTCCCCAGGCTCAGATCTTGCTGGACTGTGGAGAAGACAATATCTGTGTGCCAGACCTACAGCTGGAAGTGTTTGGGTAAGTGAAGGCTGACGTCAAGCTGGGGGGTTCCAGATGCCAAGGTCTCCTAGCAGAACACATGGAGCTTGGAAGCACCTGGCATGTGAAAAAGTAGAATAGGAACGTATTAGctggctctgtgaccctgggaaaTTAtgcaacttcctcatctgtatagtGAGAATAAGAGCATCTATTTCtctggctttggggaaggattaaatgaaataatctacATAAAGCATCTAGCCTAGTGCCTGCCATAGAGTTGGAACTCAGTAAACGGTGTCTATTATTGTTATGGCCCATTGTCTTGGTTTGCGGATTAATTCCCCAGTGTCCCTGACCCTGTGTGTCCCCTCCAGGGAGCAGAACCACGTGTACCTGGGCGACAAGaactctctgaacctcactttccATGCCCAGAATGTGGGTGAGGGCGGCGCCTACGAGGCAGAGCTTCGCGTCACGGCCCCTCCGGAGGCTGAGTACTCAGGACTCGTCAGACACCCAGGGGTGAGAGGGGACTCTTAGGCAGGGCTTGGGAGATCCTGCCACAGGGACACCAGAGCCTTACCTgcacccaccccacctccagaaCTTCTCCAGCCTGAGCTGTGACTACTTTGCTGTGAACCAGAGCCGCCTGCTGGTGTGTGACCTGGGCAACCCCATGAAGGCGGGAGCCAGTGTAAGTCTGGGACAGGAGAGAGGACCCAAGGGAAAGTGACCGGCTCATCCTGAGAAGAGCTGTGGGATAGGGAAGGAGGGCTGCAATTGGGATTTGGCAGACGCCCAGTCTAACAGCCCCCTTGtcctccctccctgtcctccAGCTCTGGGGTGGCCTTCGGTTCACAGTCCCGCACCTCAGGGACATGAAGAAAACCATCCAGTTTGACTTCCAGATCCTCAGGTAGGGAGTGGGTGGGGCCAGGCTGAGGCTGAGTTGGGGGCGGGGCCgaggagggtggggcaggggcggAGTCTGGTGCAGGTGAAATTCTTCCTGGCTGGGCTCCAGCACCTCCTGAGTCTCTCCTCCATCCCACAGCAAGAATCTCAACAACTCTCAAAGCGAAGTAGTTTCCTTCCAGCTCTCTGTGGAAGCTCAGGCCCAGGTCTCCCTTAACGGGTCAGTTCTCCGGGAAAAATGGGGCTCTCTGGGAGGCAAGATGGACTTCTAGGAAAGGATGCATATGGGATGGGGTACCTTCCACTGTCCTCTAAACCACCCTCCTCTTTAGTGTCTCCAAGCCCGAGGCAGTGCTATTCCCTGTGACCGACTGGGATCCCCGAGACCAGCCGCAGGAGGAGGGGGACGTGGGCCCTGCTGTCCACCATGTGTATGAGGTGAGGAGggacagaggcagggaggccCTGGTCCCCAGGTGTGCTACTGGGAGTGGAGGGCCGGACTAGAATGAATGACAGGGAAGGAGGAGCTGTATGAGTGACAGATGGCTGGGACCAGCCTGAGGGATTGAGAGCAAgagagggggagtggggagtgagagagaaagtCCTGGGCAGGATCAGTGTGAGAGACTGGCCAGCTGAGCAACTTAGAAGGGAAGGatggggacttacctggtggtccggtgattaggactccacgcttccactgcaggcggcacgggttcaatccctagttggggagctAAGTtcctgcaaaaaaagaaaaaaaaaagtggtgggggaaggatggagccGCCTCCTCCAGGAGGCTTGGCTGGGGAGGATTTCGCCTCTGCCCGTTGATTTCCTCCCTCGCTCCTGAGATGGGAGACTCGCAGCAGGCATGAGCAGGCCACCAGGACCTGGGTTGCAACAGGGCAGAATCACTGCCTCCCTTCCCATGATCACCGTGCCCTCCTCTCCTCAGCTCATCAACCTGGGCCCCAGCTCCATTAGCCGGGGCGTGCTGGAGCTCAGCTGTCCCCAGGCTCTGGAAGGTCAGCAGCTCCTCTACGTGACCAGGGTCACAGGACTCAGCAACTGCACCACCAGTCACCCCCCCAACCCACAGGGCCTAGAGGTGAGGGGCCTGGGGACTggcctgggggtgaggggacCAAGTCGAGGGTGGTTGGGGAAGGTCGCCGGGAAACTAGAAGAGCCAAGTAGGGTGTGCCTGGAACTAGGACTTAGGCCACTGGAAGGGGGTCCGCAGGCCCACAGACACCTTGAGACCCTGGGAGGGGAAAAGACTGTTTTATGCACTGCCCTTCTGTCTTTCTGCCTGAAGTATCCTTCCCTGACGTCTTGCCCTGGCGTACTCCTAGGGCCCAGCTCGGCACCACCACCTCCGGAAAGCCTTCCTCAGAGCCGCTCGCCTGGGCCCCAGTGCCTGTTTTAAAGCTCGTTTACACATAAACAACAATGCACTGAGCCATGTTACAGGCTCAGGAAAGATCGCACCAAACAAAACTCACAAGGCCCCCACTCTCATGAGGTTTATGTTTTAGTGGAGGGTAGgagacaataaaaattaaaaagagagagagagagagaaacaggtaTTGAGAAGTGTTGAGAGTGCAGTGCTAAAATGCTGGGGCACGGCAGGGCCCGGCTGGGAGCCTGTTTTGAGTCATCAGGGAAAACCTCTTGAGGAGAGAACAGGTGAATTGAGGCATGAAAGGCAAGGGTGAACCTGTGTGTGAAGACTCGAGaaagcattccaagcagaggggaCAGCCGGGGCAAAGGCCCCAAGGCAGGCACGGGGCCCTAATTATCTATTGACATCTCCTCCTTGTAAACTCCAAGGATCAAGTCTCACCCGTTTCGGTATTTCAGTGCTGAGGTCGGTGCCTTGCCACAGGAGGTGGTCAGTTGTATGGGTGGAAGACCAGGTCGAAGCTGCTCTGGACCCCAGAGGCAGGCTGACTCAGAGGCTGTAATGAGGTGAGAGAGGCAGCTAATGGTCCCTTTCCTCTTACAGTTGGATCCCGAGGGTTCCCAGCACCACCGGCTGCAAAGACGGGATGCTCCAGGCCGGAGCCCTGCCTCCTCAGGGCCTCAGATCCTGGTAAGTCCTCCTGGAAATGAGGTCTGGGTCGAAGCGTTGAGTATCTGTTTGCATCCTCAGAGCCACCAGCAGGGCGGAACGCCGCATTCAAGCCTCCGCTTTCTTCCCAGAAATGCCCGGAGGCCGAGTGTTTCCGGCTGCGCTGCGAGCTGGGGCCACTGCACCGGCAAGAGAGCCGAAGTCTGCTACTGCATTTCCGCGTCTGGGCCAAGACCTTCCTCCAGGTGAGGGAGCCTCACCTCAGTCCTGACCCCCGACCTTCGGGCCTGCCTGGACTGACGCTCCTTTCCCCACTGCCCTAGCCACCCGCTTTGGTGACTGGGACCCAGGCAGCCGcgctcccctccctcacccttgtTTGGACAGGGCTGTGTGTCCTTGGCGCCACCTAGTGGCCACATTGGGACCGACAGCTTCCCTTTCCTGGCCCATTCAGAGGAggcagggcgggagggagaccAGTGGCAGAGAATGATAGAAAACAGGGACGGAAGACATATGCATCACAGAGAGGCAAGCAGATGTAGGAACAGTAGAGAGCAGTCATTTATTGAGTGCATCCTATAGGCCAGGCGTCATCCTGGGTGCTTCACCCATATTCATGATTCCAAAACAATGCTTTTTCTATTGAACATGCTGTCATCTAATTGTAACTCTTCAgttacacatttattatctcatataaGGAACACAGAGAGAGATTCAGAAGAGAATGATTCCAAAATAGGGAAAGATCATAACCAGAGCCAGACCATGGGGAGCCCAGTGACCTCCTAGATACCATAAGAGGCCACCCTGAACACCTTTCCACCACCCACAGCGGGAACACCAGCCATTCAGTCTGCAGTGTGAAGCTGTGTATGAAGCCCTGAAGATGCCCTACCGCATCCTGCCTCGGCAGCTTCCCCGAAAGGAACTGCAGGTGAGTCCCGGGCCAGAGGTCGGGGCCAAGGAAGATGGAGTGCTGGGCCTGGCGCTAGCACTGGGATGCGACGGGGGCTGGCCTGATTATGGTGACAGGTATcgattgagcatctactgtgtgccaggcactgtgctaggtcctgGGAATACAGTGATAAGCAAGATGGACAGGGCAGTGAGAAGACAGTGTGACAAGTGCCAGCATGTTTATGGCAGCACATCATAGGGACACTCGAACACAGGCTTGCAGAGtcggggaaggcttcctggaagaagggaTGTTTAAGCAAAACCTGAAGGATAAATAGGATCTACCAGGCTAACCAGTCAGGAAAGGAATGTTCTCTGGGGAGAGGGAACGAGCAGGTGTGAAAGCCCAACAGTAAGAGACAGTAATGCACATTTTAGGAATTTGAATTTTGAAGATCAGAATTCTGTTAGCCCAAGAcggaaggggaaaggtgggtcTAGGTCCAGTGGCAAGTGAGAGCCAAGTGTAGGGTGGGAAGGACTAACGGCTTTTCAGCGACCTCCCCGACCTGCTCCCCAGGTGGCCACAGCCGTGCAGTGGATCAAGGCGGAAGGCAGCCACAGCGTCCCGCTCTGGATCATCATCCTAGCCGTCCTCGTTGGCCTCCTGCTCCTAGGTCTGCTCATCTATATCCTCTACAAGGTCAGCCACATCCTACCTGACCTGGCCTCTCTCTCACCAGGTTCTGCCCTTGAGGCAGCACAGTCCCAAGCGTCTGCCTCCAGACCAGTTCTCCAGCCACAGGTCCCCACCTCTCCCTGGCCACGGGCATCCCGTCTGGACACTGCCTATGGGATCCTTTCCTTCATTCTACAGCCCCTAGCTTAGAAAAAGTTCTCTTGACTCAAGCTGATAAGTTTATTTCTACTTTCAAAATCAGTGTTACTCCCAAGCGGCCAGTATGTGGCATTTGTGCTGTCACTTCCTCCAGAAAGCCATGGCAGCCATCACTGATCGTTCATACCCTAGAAGTAGCCTCAGAACCCTTCTCGAGAGGCAGCCACTACTAGGCAATGAGACTTAGAACTTGACTTCAAACCTATGTGCCGTCTCTGGCTGAACTGGGGGCATTCTTACGGCACCAAAGCACCCCCAACCTTAGCCCTCTTAACCCACTGGACCTCTTGGAGAGGTGGTCTTAACAGCCTGAATTTGGGCCACTTTTGCAAGATGGGGAGATTGGAAGCACTAGAGTCATCTTCATCCCGCCTTGGGATAAGATCTGCGGAGAAAGGGGAACCAGAGTAACTCaactctccctccttttcccctcaTTAGCTCGGATTCTTCAAACGCTCCCTCCCATACGGCACCGCCATGGAAAAAGCTCAGCTCAAGCCTCCAGCCACCTCTGATGCCTGACTTCTCCcgatcccagactcccaatcctGAAGGTCCAGTCCCCCCACCCTCAGTCTACTGacggggagggggctgggtgcTTCCTGAAGGTGCTGAGGGCCAGGGAGAagctcctctccccagcccagagACATACTTGAAGGGCCAGAGCCGGGAGGTGCGGAGCTGGGGATCCCCTCCCCCCATGCACTGTGAAGGACCCTCGTTTACACATGCCCTCCTCATGGATGGGGGAACTCAGATCCAGGGACAGAGGCCCCAGCCTCCCTGCAGCCTTTGCATTTTGGAGAGTTTCCTGAAAACAACTTGGAACCAGAACTGGGGGATCCAATCCCAGTTCTCCGGCTCAGACGTGCCACCAGGACTTCCTGTCCAGCTCCAGCCTGCAAAGATCTGTCCTCAGCCCTGCCAGAAGCCCCCAGCTAAGAACCTGGAACCTGGGGAGCGAGACATGGCAGCTCTGGACAGCCCCCACCCCGGTGGGCCAACAAGGAACAATAACCGTGGATGGTGCC
It encodes the following:
- the ITGA5 gene encoding integrin alpha-5 isoform X1 produces the protein MPPRPPPRQAGGGLSREFGKLLPALSHSPLGGLGSGSGSVAPGQGRAGAMGSRTPGSPLLAVQLRWGPRRRSRLLPLLLLLLLPPPPRVGGFNLDAEAPAVLSGPPGSFFGFSVEFYRPGTDGVSVLVGAPKANTSQPGVLQGGAVYLCPWGTSPAQCTPIEFDSKGSRILESSPPSSLEGEEPVEYKSLQWFGATVRAHGSSILACAPLYSWRTEKEPLSDPVGTCYLSTDNFTRILEYAPCRSDFSRAAGQGYCQGGFSAEFTKTGRVVLGGPGSYFWQGQILSATQEQIAESYYPGYLINPVRGQLQTRQASSIYDDSYLGYSVAVGEFSGDDTEDFIAGVPKGNLTYGYVTILNGSDIRSLYNFSGEQMASYFGYAVAATDINGDGLDDLLVGAPLLMERTADGRPQEVGRVYIYLQRPAGMEPVPTLTLTGHDEFGRFGSSLTPLGDLDQDGYNDVAVGAAFGGENQQGVVFVFPGGPGGLASKPSQVLLPLWAAGHTPDFFGSALRGGRDLDGNGYPDLIVGSFGVDKAVVYRGRPIVSASASLTIFPAMFNPEEHSCSLGGNPASCINLSFCLNASGKHVPDSIGFTVELQLDWQKQKGGARRALFLASRQATLTQTLLIQNGAREDCREMKIYLRNESEFRDKLSPIHIALNFSLDPQAPVDSHGLRPVLHYQSKSRIEDKAQILLDCGEDNICVPDLQLEVFGEQNHVYLGDKNSLNLTFHAQNVGEGGAYEAELRVTAPPEAEYSGLVRHPGNFSSLSCDYFAVNQSRLLVCDLGNPMKAGASLWGGLRFTVPHLRDMKKTIQFDFQILSKNLNNSQSEVVSFQLSVEAQAQVSLNGVSKPEAVLFPVTDWDPRDQPQEEGDVGPAVHHVYELINLGPSSISRGVLELSCPQALEGQQLLYVTRVTGLSNCTTSHPPNPQGLELDPEGSQHHRLQRRDAPGRSPASSGPQILKCPEAECFRLRCELGPLHRQESRSLLLHFRVWAKTFLQREHQPFSLQCEAVYEALKMPYRILPRQLPRKELQVATAVQWIKAEGSHSVPLWIIILAVLVGLLLLGLLIYILYKLGFFKRSLPYGTAMEKAQLKPPATSDA
- the ITGA5 gene encoding integrin alpha-5 isoform X2, whose protein sequence is MPPRPPPRQAGGGLSREFGKLLPALSHSPLGGLGSGSGSVAPGQGRAGAMGSRTPGSPLLAVQLRWGPRRRSRLLPLLLLLLLPPPPRVGGFNLDAEAPAVLSGPPGSFFGFSVEFYRPGTDGVSVLVGAPKANTSQPGVLQGGAVYLCPWGTSPAQCTPIEFDSKGSRILESSPPSSLEGEEPVEYKSLQWFGATVRAHGSSILACAPLYSWRTEKEPLSDPVGTCYLSTDNFTRILEYAPCRSDFSRAAGQGYCQGGFSAEFTKTGRVVLGGPGSYFWQGQILSATQEQIAESYYPGYLINPVRGQLQTRQASSIYDDSYLGYSVAVGEFSGDDTEDFIAGVPKGNLTYGYVTILNGSDIRSLYNFSGEQMASYFGYAVAATDINGDGLDDLLVGAPLLMERTADGRPQEVGRVYIYLQRPAGMEPVPTLTLTGHDEFGRFGSSLTPLGDLDQDGYNDVAVGAAFGGENQQGVVFVFPGGPGGLASKPSQVLLPLWAAGHTPDFFGSALRGGRDLDGNGYPDLIVGSFGVDKAVVYRGRPIVSASASLTIFPAMFNPEEHSCSLGGNPASCINLSFCLNASGKHVPDSIGFTVELQLDWQKQKGGARRALFLASRQATLTQTLLIQNGAREDCREMKIYLRNESEFRDKLSPIHIALNFSLDPQAPVDSHGLRPVLHYQSKSRIEDKAQILLDCGEDNICVPDLQLEVFGEQNHVYLGDKNSLNLTFHAQNVGEGGAYEAELRVTAPPEAEYSGLVRHPGNFSSLSCDYFAVNQSRLLVCDLGNPMKAGASLWGGLRFTVPHLRDMKKTIQFDFQILSKNLNNSQSEVVSFQLSVEAQAQVSLNGVSKPEAVLFPVTDWDPRDQPQEEGDVGPAVHHVYELINLGPSSISRGVLELSCPQALEGQQLLYVTRVTGLSNCTTSHPPNPQGLELDPEGSQHHRLQRRDAPGRSPASSGPQILKCPEAECFRLRCELGPLHRQESRSLLLHFRVWAKTFLQREHQPFSLQCEAVYEALKMPYRILPRQLPRKELQLGFFKRSLPYGTAMEKAQLKPPATSDA